One genomic region from Salvia hispanica cultivar TCC Black 2014 chromosome 2, UniMelb_Shisp_WGS_1.0, whole genome shotgun sequence encodes:
- the LOC125205314 gene encoding PX domain-containing protein EREX-like: MNMYGLDNSLFEFGFNDPSLIDSISSSHTMITDRRYLEREEESLLRLSNSILRDIKRPSSPPKRRHDGTSPLPLGMDWSPPPRNWSGVNTIWPHDFHTGWSYCVTIPSWSIFAESSGSEPVVFYRVQVGLQSPEGTTTTREVLRRFSDFLKLSSDLKQSFRNKKLPPAPPKGLLRMKNRTLLEERRCFLDDWMARVLSDIDVSRSAPVACFLELEAAARSSFRESSQNDNFVASGTSARASNKSSGTTSETSESRSDLYAKDNNSESHEQNPVLENNSENPEQATANEAFSENNDVTISKEFSDGKVKDLETELESSKQIEKETLEQALSIERERFTQLQWDMQELGREFMEMEFRLKAEQDEKVHADEEKASIINENEALRLELDSAREQLKNLQKYRKEADLQSKSNVKLLVKEVKSLRSSQSELKQEYDAVSKESVELKTKLQKERTKRDCIDAANRKLLHECNILRSQLEECGVNFLVEQENKLKMESPGDAMELLATSENRIGLLLAEARLLAQEVATPVSSSSHESDKLTTTDDELRKMLTEVLIDNAILRKQTTSIIRCALNTTDTSTQNTQMS; encoded by the exons ATGAATATGTACGGCCTCGATAACTCGCTCTTCGAATTCGGTTTCAACGACCCCTCTCTCATCGACTCGATTTCGAGCTCCCACACGATGATCACCGATAGAAGATACCTTgaaagagaggaagagagCTTACTCAGACTCTCGAATTCAATTTTGAGAGATATCAAGAGGCCCAGCAGTCCGCCAAAGCGCCGGCACGACGGCACTTCGCCGCTGCCCCTTGGAATGGATTGGAGCCCTCCCCCTCGCAATTGG AGTGGAGTGAACACAATCTGGCCTCATGATTTCCACACAGGATGGAGTTATTGTGTCACAATTCCTTCATGGAGCATCTTTGCTGAATCAAGCGGCTCTGAGCCTGTAGTG TTTTACAGGGTTCAAGTTGGTTTGCAGTCGCCTGAAGGAACTACCACCACGCGTGAAGTGTTGAGGAGATTTAGTGATTTCTTAAAACTGTCTTCTGAT CTGAAGCAATCCTTCCGCAATAAGAAGTTACCCCCTGCCCCTCCAAAGGGGCTTCTgagaatgaaaaatagaaCACTATTGGAGGAA CGTAGGTGTTTTTTGGATGATTGGATGGCGCGGGTACTCTCAGATATTGATGTCTCAAGAAGTGCTCCTGTAGCATGCTTTCTTGAATTAGAAGCAGCTGCAAGGTCAT CATTCCGAGAGTCAAGCCAGAATGACAATTTTGTGGCTTCTGGCACTTCAGCACGGGCATCAAACAAGTCTAGTGGTACTACTAGTGAAACATCTGAATCTCGATCGGATCTGTATGCTAAGGATAACAACTCTGAATCTCATGAGCAAAATCCAGTCCTTGAAAACAATTCTGAGAATCCTGAACAAGCAACTGCAAATGAGGCCTTCTCTGAAAATAATGACGTTACCATCTCCAAAGAGTTTAGTGATGGGAAG GTCAAAGATCTGGAAACTGAGCTTGAATCTTCAAagcaaattgaaaaagaaactCTCGAGCAGGCACTATCTATTGAGAGGGAAAGATTTACCCAGCTGCAGTGGGATATGCAGGAATTGGGAAGAGAGTTCATGGAGATGGAGTTCAGATTGAAAGCAGAACAG GATGAGAAGGTTCATGCTGATGAGGAAAAAGCGTCAATCATTAACGAGAACGAAGCATTGAGGCTAGAGTTGGATTCTGCTAGAGAGCAGCTAAAAAATTTGCAGAAATATCGTAAAGAAGCAGACCtgcaatcaaaatcaaatgttaAACTTCTCGTGAAAGAGGTTAAATCACTTCGAAGTTCTCAATCAGAATTGAAGCAGGAGTATGACGCAGTTTCAAAAGAAAgtgtggaattaaag ACAAAACTACAAAAGGAAAGGACAAAAAGGGATTGTATTGACGCTGCCAACAGAAAGTTGCTGCATGAATGTAATATTCTTCGTAGTCAGCTCGAAGAATGCGGTGTTAATTTTTTGGTTGAGCaagaaaataagttaaagATGGAGTCACCAGGTGATGCTATGGAGTTACTAGCAACTTCTGAAAACCGTATTGGTCTTCTTCTGGCAGAG GCGCGACTCCTTGCACAAGAAGTAGCCACTCCAGTCTCAAGTTCAAGTCATGAAAGTGACAAGCTAACGACAACAGATGACGAATTAAGGAAGATGCTAACAGAAGTGCTCATCGACAATGCCATTCTAAGGAAACAGACAACTTCAATTATCCGGTGTGCTTTAAATACTACTGATACATCAACGCAAAACACACAGATGAGCTAA
- the LOC125205315 gene encoding signal recognition particle 54 kDa protein 2 isoform X2, with product MFVGLQGSGKTTTCTKYAYYHQKKGYKPALVCADTFRAGAFDQLKQNATKAKIPFYGSYTESDPVRIAVEGVERFKKENCDLIIVDTSGRHKQEAALFEEMRQVSEATKPDLVLFVMDSSIGQAAFDQAQAFKQSVPVGAVIVTKMDGHAKGGGALSAVAATKSPVIFIGTGEHMDEFEIFDVKPFVSRLLGMGDWSGFMDKIQEVVPMDQQPELLQKLSEGNFTLRIMYEQFQNILKMGPIGQVFSMLPGFSQELMPKGQEKESQTKIKRYMTMMDSMTNEELDSSNPKIMNESRIIRIARGCGRPIRDVMDMLEEYKRLAKVWSKMKGLKIPKKGDMSALSRNMNAQHMSKVLPPQMLKQIGGMGGLQSLMKQMGSSKDMMGMFGGGDK from the exons ATGTTTGTTGGTCTACAAG GATCTGGGAAAACAACCACCTGTACAAAATATGCATACTACCACCAGAAGAAAGGCTATAAACCAGCACTTGTTTGTGCCGATACATTTAGAGCTGGTGCTTTTGATCAGTTAAAGCAGAACGCCACAAAAGCTAAAATTCCCTTTTATGGAAG CTACACTGAGTCCGATCCTGTAAGAATTGCAGTAGAAGGAGTTGAGAGATTTAAGAAGGAAAATTGTGATCTCATAATTGTTGATACCAGTGGACGTCACAAGCAAGAAGCAGCACTTTTTGAAGAGATGCGTCAAGTTTCTGAAGCAACG AAACCAgatcttgttttatttgttatggatAGCAGTATCGGTCAAGCTGCATTTGACCAGGCCCAAGCATTCAAGCAAAGTGTTCCTGTTGGAGCCGTGATTGTCACAAAGATGGATGGCCATGCTAAAGGTGGTGGTGCTCTTAGCGC AGTTGCAGCTACAAAAAGTCCagtcatatttattgggacgggtGAACATATGGATGAGTTCGAGATATTTGATGTAAAACCTTTTGTCAGCCGTCTTTTGG GTATGGGTGATTGGTCTGGCTTCATGGACAAAATTCAAGAAGTTGTTCCGATGGATCAACAGCCTGAGCTTCTCCAAAAGCTCTCTGAGGGAAATTTTACTTTGAGGATCATGTACGAGCAATTTCAGAATATACTTAAAATGGGCCCCATTGGTCAG GTATTCTCTATGCTTCCAGGATTTAGTCAAGAATTGATGCCCAAGGGTCAAGAAAAGGAAAGCCAGACAAAGATTAAAAGATATATGACAATGATGGACTCAATGACTAATGAAG AGTTGGATAGCTCCAACCCGAAAATCATGAATGAATCCCGTATCATACGGATAGCCAGAGGGTGTGGTCGTCCTATAAGGGATGTAATGGATATGTTGGAAGAGTACAAGAGGCTTGCCAAGGTCTGGAGCAAGATGAAGGGTCTTAAGATCCCAAAGAAAGGAGACATGAGTGCACTTTCGCGAAACATGAACGCACAGCACATGAGCAAGGTCCTTCCACCCCAGATGCTGAAACAGATTGGTGGCATGGGCGGCTTACAAAGCTTGATGAAGCAAATGGGCTCTTCCAAGGATATGATGGGTATGTTTGGCGGCGGAGATAAGTAG
- the LOC125205315 gene encoding signal recognition particle 54 kDa protein 2 isoform X1 has protein sequence MVLAQLGGSISRALQQMSNATIIDEKVLNDCLNEITRALLQSDVQFKLVRDMQTNIKKIVNLDDLAAGHNKRKIIQQAVFNELCTILDPGKPAFIPKKGKPSVVMFVGLQGSGKTTTCTKYAYYHQKKGYKPALVCADTFRAGAFDQLKQNATKAKIPFYGSYTESDPVRIAVEGVERFKKENCDLIIVDTSGRHKQEAALFEEMRQVSEATKPDLVLFVMDSSIGQAAFDQAQAFKQSVPVGAVIVTKMDGHAKGGGALSAVAATKSPVIFIGTGEHMDEFEIFDVKPFVSRLLGMGDWSGFMDKIQEVVPMDQQPELLQKLSEGNFTLRIMYEQFQNILKMGPIGQVFSMLPGFSQELMPKGQEKESQTKIKRYMTMMDSMTNEELDSSNPKIMNESRIIRIARGCGRPIRDVMDMLEEYKRLAKVWSKMKGLKIPKKGDMSALSRNMNAQHMSKVLPPQMLKQIGGMGGLQSLMKQMGSSKDMMGMFGGGDK, from the exons ATGGTGCTCGCGCAGTTAGGAGGAAGCATCTCGCGTGCTCTTCAGCAGATGAGCAATGCCACCATCATTGACGAGAAAGTGCTCAACGATTGTCTCAACGAGATCACGCGTGCGCTTCTCCAATCCGATGTCCAGTTCAAGCTCGTTCGCGATATGCAGACTAATATCAAGAAGATCGTCAATCTCGATGATCTAGCCGCTGGCCACAATAAACGTAAAATCATCCAACAG GCTGTTTTTAATGAGCTATGCACGATATTGGATCCAGGGAAGCCTGCTTTCATTCCAAAGAAAGGGAAGCCAAGTGTTGTAATGTTTGTTGGTCTACAAG GATCTGGGAAAACAACCACCTGTACAAAATATGCATACTACCACCAGAAGAAAGGCTATAAACCAGCACTTGTTTGTGCCGATACATTTAGAGCTGGTGCTTTTGATCAGTTAAAGCAGAACGCCACAAAAGCTAAAATTCCCTTTTATGGAAG CTACACTGAGTCCGATCCTGTAAGAATTGCAGTAGAAGGAGTTGAGAGATTTAAGAAGGAAAATTGTGATCTCATAATTGTTGATACCAGTGGACGTCACAAGCAAGAAGCAGCACTTTTTGAAGAGATGCGTCAAGTTTCTGAAGCAACG AAACCAgatcttgttttatttgttatggatAGCAGTATCGGTCAAGCTGCATTTGACCAGGCCCAAGCATTCAAGCAAAGTGTTCCTGTTGGAGCCGTGATTGTCACAAAGATGGATGGCCATGCTAAAGGTGGTGGTGCTCTTAGCGC AGTTGCAGCTACAAAAAGTCCagtcatatttattgggacgggtGAACATATGGATGAGTTCGAGATATTTGATGTAAAACCTTTTGTCAGCCGTCTTTTGG GTATGGGTGATTGGTCTGGCTTCATGGACAAAATTCAAGAAGTTGTTCCGATGGATCAACAGCCTGAGCTTCTCCAAAAGCTCTCTGAGGGAAATTTTACTTTGAGGATCATGTACGAGCAATTTCAGAATATACTTAAAATGGGCCCCATTGGTCAG GTATTCTCTATGCTTCCAGGATTTAGTCAAGAATTGATGCCCAAGGGTCAAGAAAAGGAAAGCCAGACAAAGATTAAAAGATATATGACAATGATGGACTCAATGACTAATGAAG AGTTGGATAGCTCCAACCCGAAAATCATGAATGAATCCCGTATCATACGGATAGCCAGAGGGTGTGGTCGTCCTATAAGGGATGTAATGGATATGTTGGAAGAGTACAAGAGGCTTGCCAAGGTCTGGAGCAAGATGAAGGGTCTTAAGATCCCAAAGAAAGGAGACATGAGTGCACTTTCGCGAAACATGAACGCACAGCACATGAGCAAGGTCCTTCCACCCCAGATGCTGAAACAGATTGGTGGCATGGGCGGCTTACAAAGCTTGATGAAGCAAATGGGCTCTTCCAAGGATATGATGGGTATGTTTGGCGGCGGAGATAAGTAG
- the LOC125203994 gene encoding uncharacterized protein LOC125203994, with product MSAVVCGKRSFFDDDAAASSPASASPPAYKKFRCSSSTSPVRFTYSPPVQTSSVDQLKALFPELEVQLLEKAMEESVEDLDLAIKKLNEFCRGHGNDKIGTSAEENATMEKVASQTSGDSVPLQESQTQNNPLADGAEWVDLFVREMMNATSIDDARFRAASILENLEKAISSRASVEAAQSFHKENLTLKEHIEFLLRDNAILKRAVAIQHERQKENDEKSLEVQHVKQLLAQHQEQLRTLEANNYALTLRLQHAQLSNSFGGRFHPDVF from the exons atgtcagcGGTTGTCTGTGGCAAGAGGTCGTTCTTCGACGACGACGCCGCCGCGTCATCGCCGGCGTCTGCATCGCCGCCAGCTTACAAGAAGTTCCGATGCTCTTCGTCGACCTCGCCGGTCCGGTTCACGTACTCGCCGCCGGTTCAGACGAGCTCGGTTGATCAGCTCAAGGCTCTGTTTCCTGAGCTGGAAGTTCAG CTTTTAGAGAAAGCTATGGAAGAGTCTGTTGAAGACTTGGATTTGGCAATTAAGAAACTAAATGAGTTTTGTCGTGGACATGGGAATGACAAGATTGGCACAAGTGCTGAAGAAAATGCAACAATGGAAAAAG TTGCATCACAAACCAGTGGGGATTCAGTTCCTTTGCAGGAGTCACAAACTCAAAACAACCCGCTAGCAGATGGTGCAGAATGGGTGgatttatttgtgagggagATGATGAATGCTACTAGCATAGATGATGCGAGATTCCGGGCAGCCAGCATATTGGAGAATTTAGAGAAAGCTATCAGCTCTAGGGCCAGTGTCGAGGCAGCTCAAAGCTTTCATAAG GAAAATTTGACGCTGAAGGAGCATATTGAGTTTCTTCTCCGGGATAATGCCATCCTCAAACGTGCCGTAGCCATCCAGCACGAGCGCCAAAAGGAAAATGACGAGAAGAGCCTAGAGGTGCAACACGTAAAGCAATTGTTAGCACAGCATCAAGAGCAGTTGCGTACTCTTGAG GCAAACAACTACGCGTTGACATTGCGTTTGCAGCACGCGCAGCTGAGCAACTCCTTTGGGGGGCGTTTCCATCCCgatgtattttaa
- the LOC125204548 gene encoding adenine phosphoribosyltransferase 5, which translates to MFAAENGLKGDPRLKAISDAITVVPHFPKPGIMFQDITTLVSNHKVFKHTVEIFVDRYRDMDISVVAGVEARGFMFAPSIALGIGAKFIPLRKPGKLPGEVISEAYELEYGKDRLEMHVGAVEPGERALVIDDLVATGGTLSAAIRLLERNGAEVVECACVIGLPELKERRFLNGKPLYVLVEPREL; encoded by the exons atgtTTGCAGCTGAGAATGGTTTGAAGGGTGATCCAAGATTGAAGGCTATTTCTGATGCCATTACTGTTGTTCCTCACTTCCCTAAACCAg GGATTATGTTTCAAGACATTACAACGCTTGTCTCAAATCACAAGGTCTTCAAGCACACTGTCGAAATCTTTGTTGATAGATACCGAGACATGGATATCTCTGTTGTTGCTG GAGTTGAAGCAAGAGGGTTTATGTTTGCTCCTTCGATAGCATTAGGAATTGGGGCCAAATTCATTCCTCTGCGTAAACCAGGAAAGCTTCCAG GTGAAGTTATTTCTGAAGCTTATGAGCTCGAATATGGAAAAGATCGTCTGGAAATGCACGTCGGTGCAGTTGAACCAGGCGAGCGAGCATTAGTCATCGATGATCTAGTGGCCACGGGAGGGACTCTTTCTGCAGCCATAAGGCTTCTAG AACGCAACGGTGCTGAAGTTGTAGAGTGTGCATGTGTTATTGGATTACCAGAGCTTAAG GAAAGGCGATTTCTGAATGGCAAGCCACTATACGTCTTGGTGGAACCTCGTGAATTATAG